The DNA window TTTGCGCGAGGATAGCCCGACATACCGAACGCTCGACATTCTCGACGTCGGCGCCGCGAACAAGATCCTGCTGACCATTCCGCCCTTTGTCGTCCATGGGGTTCAAAACAGGGGCAAGAGCACGGCGACATTCGTCAACATGCCAACCAATGCCTACGACCCCGAAAATCCGGACAAGTCACGAATACGCTTCGATCACCCGGGCATCCCTTATCGATTCGTCTGACCATGCCGATGTTTTCCGTCGTCATGGCCACCTACAATCGCGGCAGGCACATCCTTCCGTCGATACAGTCGGTATTGCATCAAAGCTGTCAGGACTTCGAACTGCTGGTCGTGGGTGACTGTTGCACCGACGATACGGCCGATTTTGTGCGGGCGCTGGCATCGCCTCAAATCCGCTGGCTGAACCTGCCGGAGCGAGGCGGCAGCCAGTCCTTCCCCAATAATGCCGGCATCGAGCTTTCGCACGGGCAATACATTGCCTATCTCGGCCATGACGACGTCTGGGCGCCAGACCATCTTCAGGCGCTTGCTGACCTTTTCGGGCGCGACCCGCGGGCGGATTTTGCCGTGAGCGGGGCGATCTTCCATGGCCCCAGGGCAAGCAATTTCCGGCTGGTGAGCGGGATCTTCAGCGAGGAGAGCGCCGCTCTCACACATTTCTTTCCGCCTTCGAGTTTTGGCCATCGACGCGACGTGACCGATCGAATTGGCAAATGGCGCGATCCAAAAGAGATCGCTCCACCGGTCGACGCGGACTTCCTGCTGCGCGCGGCAAAGTCAGGCATGAATTTTGTCTCGACACAGCGCATCACCGTGCAGAAGTTCGCGGCCGGCCACCGCTACCTGAGTTATCTCAGCCACACTTCGGACGAGCAGGAACGGATGGTCGCACGAATGCAGCGGGCCGGATATGAGGGCTATGTGGCGTCCGAACTGACCAGGGCAAAGGCGGCCAATGCTTTCATGACCGTCGGCTATCCGGATTTCGAGCAGTATGAAAATGGTCAGCTTGCGACCCAAAATGCGACGAACAAAGGCATCGTCCGCCCTGACCTGCGCGGTCTCAGGCAGTACGAGGTGATCAAGCAGGACAATGCATCAAAAGCCCTCGACTGGTGTCCGTTTGAAGCCAGCACCGACCGTATGCGCTGGGTCGGATGGAATCCGCGCCCCAAGCTGCTCGTGCCATTCAAATATTCCGGCAAGGCGCGAATTCGTCTCGATATCTGGCACCCATACCGCGAAGCACTGACCACGCTCAAACTGTCCGCGAATGGCCGCCCGATTGTGACGGATATGTCGGAGGCGCGCCAGGAGGGTTATCTCTGGAACGCGCAGGCGACCTTTGAAACGGCGCTACGCAGAAATGACCATACCATCCTGGAGCTTCATCTCAACAGACTGCAGCGTCCCGCCGGAAAACGCACCGGCATCGGCATGGCGGACATCGAGGTAACGCCGCTGGGGTGGCGTAGCGTTGTTGCAAAGCACGCGCAGTTCATCGCCAAGTTTCGTTCAGGCCGCTGACACCTCTTGCCGGTTTTTGCATGTTCGTCCATAAGCGCGCCGTCGAAAGACTTTCGCCGCGCGCGAAACGGCCCTCCACAAGCCATGAGGACAATCATGACCGCCTTCAAGCCACTCGTCTTTTCCGGTGTCCAGCCGACCGGCAATCTGCACCTCGGCAACTATCTCGGCGCCATCAAGAAATTCGTCGCCCTGCAGGACACCTCCGACTGCATCTATTGCGTCGTCGACCTGCATTCGCTGACGGCACAACTCGTCTATGAAGACCTCGCCGACCAGACGCGGTCGATCACCGCGGCGTTCCTGGCTTCGGGCATCGACCCGAAGAAGCACATCGTCTTCAACCAGTCGCGCGTCATGCAGCATGCGGAGCTCGCCTGGATCTTCAATTGCGTGGCGCGCATCGGCTGGATGAACCGCATGACGCAGTTCAAGGACAAGGCCGGCAAGGACCGTGAGAACGCGTCGCTCGGCCTGCTAGCCTATCCTTCCCTGATGGCTGCCGACATTCTGCTCTATCGTGCCACCCATGTGCCCGTGGGTGAGGATCAGAAGCAGCATCTGGAACTGACCCGCGACATTGCGCAGAAGTTCAACAACGACTTCTCCGACCGCATCGCCGCCCTTGGCGTCGGCGTCGAGATGCAGGTCGGTGAAGAGACCGTGAACGGCTATTTCCCGCTGACCGAACCGGTCATCGGCGGGCCGGCGGCGCGCATCATGTCGTTGCGCGACGGTTCCAAGAAGATGTCGAAGTCGGACCCGTCGGATCTGTCGCGCATCAACCTGACAGACGATGCCGATGCCATCTCGAAGAAAATCCGCAAGGCCAAGACCGACCCGGAAGCGCTGCCGAGCGAGTTGGACGGCCTGGCCAACCGGCCCGAGGCGGAAAACCTGGTCGGCATCTATGCGGGTCTCGCCGAGATGTCGAAGGCGGATGTGCTCAAGGAATTCGCCGGCCAGCAGTTTTCGGTATTCAAGCCAGCGCTGGCCGACCTTGCGGTGGAAAAGCTGGCGCCGATCGCCAGCGAGATGCGCCGCATTTCCGACGACCGTGCCTATGTCGACGCGGTGCTCAAGGACGGTGGCGAACGTGCCGGCGTGCTCGCCGAAGCGACGATGAAGACGGTGCGCGACATCATCGGGCTGCTGCAGGGCTGATCCCAGCGTCGGGTGCACTGCACCAACACAGGTACAAGGCCGGCGGCTTGCCGCCGGTCCGCTGCAGTGGCAGATTGCGGCCGATAAAGCATCGAGTAGATAGACATGGTCTCCAAACGCCTCAGCCGCGAAGCCGGCCATCGCCGCAAGTTCCTGGCGATCATCGACGACACGCCGGAGTGCGAGCGCGCCGTCGCCTACGCCTCGAAGCGGGCGCAGAGCACCAGCGGCACGCTGGTGCTGCTCTATGTCATCGAGCCGGACGATTTCCAGCACTGGCTGGGTGTCGAGAAGATCATGCGCGAGGAGGCGACCGCCACTGCGCGCGCAGCACTCGACACCTATGCCAACAAGGTACGCCAGAAGCTTGGCATCGAGCCGGAGATGGTGGTGCGCGAAGGCAAGCCGACGGAAGAGATCCACAAGCTGATCGAAGAAGACCAGGACATCGCCATCCTGGTGCTGGCCGCCGGTGCCGGCAAGGAAGGCCCGGGGCCGCTGGTCGGCGCTGTCGCCGGCAAGGGTGCCGCCTTCCCGATCCCGGTGACCGTCGTGCCGCAGAACCTGTCGGACGAGGAGATCGACAGCCTCGCATGAGGTTGCTTCGAGCGCGTCCTAGGCGCGCAAAAACATTCCGCCAGCCAGCCATTCCGGCGATGCGTTTCGCTTGAATGTCCAGCCAATTGAGCCTATTTAGAATTATTCCAAACTAGCTGCCCGAAATGGGCACGGAGATGGCCATGTTCATCCAGACCGAATCGACGCCAAACCCGGCGACGCTGAAATTCCTGCCCGGCAAGGAAGTGCTTCTGGAAGGCACCGCCGATTTCCGCGATGCCGACGGCGCCGCTGTTGCCTCGCCGCTGGCTGGCCGGCTGTTCGAGATTCCCGGCGTCACCGGTGTTTTCTTCGGCTATGACTTCATCACCGTGACCAAGGACGGCCCCGACTGGCAGCATCTGAAGCCGGCGATCCTCGGCGCCATCATGGAACATTTCATGTCCGGCGCGCCAGTCATGGCCAAGGCCGGCCCGGCCGCCGAGACCAGCCAGACCGGCGAGTTCTATGACAAGGCCGACGAGGAACTGGTCATCACCATCAAGGAACTGCTCGATACGCGGGTGCGCCCGGCGGTCGCCCAGGATGGCGGCGACATCACCTTCCGCGGCTTTGAGAACGGCACGGTGTTCCTGCACATGAAAGGCGCCTGCGCCGGCTGCCCGTCATCGACGGCAACGCTGAAGCACGGCATCCAGAATCTTCTGCGCCACTTCGTGCCGGAAGTGCAGCAGGTCGAACAGGTCTCCTGACGCCCCTTTGATAATTCTACATCTGGTCCGATTTTCTTCGCTTCCGGCGCATCGATCAGAAGGAACTCCAAATGATCTACGAACTTCGGGTGTACCGGGCTTTGCCGGGACGCCTGCCGGCGCTTCTTGATCGCTTCGACAAGATCACCCTCAAATTGTGGGAAAAGCACGGTATCCGCCAAGCGGGTTTCTTTACCACACTGATCGGTGCTTCGAACAACGAACTGACCTATATGCTGGCATGGGAATCGCTGGCCGAACGCGAAGAGCGCTGGACGGCGTTCGTGAAGGACCCTGCCTGGACGCAGGCGCGGGAAGATTCCGAGCGTGATGGCCAGATCACCGAGACAATCACCAACCAAATTTTGGCTCCCACCTCGTTCTCGGAGGTGTCCTGACCGCCGAGCAGGCGTCGCATCGCGCAAAAAAACAAAAAACCGGGCCAAATTGCCCGGTTTTCTGTTTGGGACGTCCGTTGTTGCCTAGACGGTCCGCGTACGAAAGCTGCCTCTATCTGATCATGATTTTCCCGAGAACCGGTACCGGTTTCTCGGCATCATGATCTAAAGAACAATGACCTTGGCGCCGACCGAGGCGCGGTCATAGAGGTCGATAATGTCCTGATTCATCAGGCGGATGCAGCCTGACGACATTGCCTTGCCGATCGAATTCCATTCCGGGCTGCCATGCAGGCGATAACCCGAATCGCCGCCCTTGTTGAACAGGTACATGGCGCGCGCGCCGAGCGGGTTCTTCAGGCCCGGCTCCATGCCGCCGGCAAACTTTTCCAGTTCGGGCTGGCGCTGGATCATCTGCCTCGGCGGCGTCCAGGTCGGCCATTCGCGCTTCAGCGCGATATGGGCGGTGCCGTGCCACTCGAAACCCTCGCGACCGACGCCGATGCCGTAGCGAATTGCCCTGCCGTCACCCTCGACGAAGTAGAGAAACTTGTTCTGCGTATCGACGATGATGGTGCCCGGCTTTTCCGGGCTGTCGTAGTTCACTTCCTGCCGATGATACTTCATCGGCACCTTCTCGATCGGGATGCGCGGCAGCTGGTAACCAGCGTCGGTGACCGAGCCGTAGTCGTTGGAGAATATCTGCGAGCCGATGGTGCTGCAACCAGCGATAGCAGTGGAAAGCGCCAGTGCGGCGGCGATTGCAAACGACTTCATGCGCATCAGGTGATCCGGTGCCCCGCCCCAACTTCGGCGGCACGAGTCGGCCGCTTTCTAGCCGTCATTCATGCTGGCATTTGCTTTGCTTGCCAAGCGCGCGATGCCTATATGCCTGACTTGACGTGCCGGTAAGCGTATCACTATGGCATTTTGGCAACAGCCCTCACAGGATTGTGAAGCAAATTCAAGGGGCCTGAATCATGGGCTCCTGGAAATAGAGGAGAACCGTCATGAATGTCGGTGACGCCGCCCACCGCTCCGGCCTGCCGGCCAAGACCATCCGCTACTATGAAGAGATCGGCCTGATCGCCCCGGCGCGCGCCGCCAACGGCTACCGCGATTATTCCGGAGATGACATCCACCGGCTGGCCTTTCTGCGTCGCGCCCGCAATCTCGGCTTTTCCATCGACGATTGCCGCCAGCTGATGGCGCTCTACCAGGATCGCAGCCGCGCCAGCCACGACGTGCGCGAGATCGCCGCCGCCCATGTCACGGCGATCGAGGAGAAGGTGCGCGAGCTGCAGTCGATGCGCTTGACCCTGCAGAAACTGATCCATGCCTGCCATGGCGACGAAAGGCCGGATTGTCCGATCCTTGATGACATGGCAGGCGCCATGTTCGACGACAAGGCCGCTTCAGCGAGACCCTAGGAAACGGCTGAAAACCGGCCGTCCGCAACGAACGATCCGTCAAAGGGACAGCGCCTCCAACAAGGCAATTATGGGCCGTCGACCGTGCTTTCCACCAGTCGCGGCGTGGACTTGTCGAGGTCCGCGGCTTCGGTCAAACGGGCAGCCTGAAACGCACATGATGGCCGTAACCGTCGTGAGCTTTTCGCGCTTCACCAGCGTCGGACGCTCATGAGTCTTCTTCATGAGATGCCCCGCAATGCCCAGGAGAGTGGTGCATTTGGGCGCTGGGATTGTCAGGCAGGCGCCAAATAGGCCCGTCATCGCCAGCATGGCAGGTCGATTGACACAATTTTCTTCGGCATCTAGGCGCGTCAATCTGCCGCTCTATGTCTTCCTTGTCGCGATGATCAACGATGGAGGTTTGGCATGGATCGGCGATTGTTTCTGACTGGAATGCTTGGGCTGGCAGGGGCTGCGACCGTGGTCGCCATCGCGCGTCCTGCCACTGCATTGGCCGGCATCCCGAATACGGGACCCGGCATTCTCGATGAACTCGACAAACCGTCCGACGCCATCCTTGACCAGGATGGCCCTGATGGCCAAGGCGGCATCGAGTTCGTGCGGCATCGCAGGTGGCACCACCGCGGCCGCCGTCGCCATTGGAGACGGGTTTGCCGTCGCTACTGGCGCCACGGTTACTGGCGCCGCAGGTGTTTCCGCAGATCTTTCTGGATCCGCTTCTGACGACAGCCGGCAACGTGAGAGCCTCGACATCTGCCGGGGCCTTAGTTGTTGTTGTTGGCAAGAATTCCAACCAGAAAAGGCCCGCCACCCTCGGGTAGCGGGCAATTCTGGAGTGCCAGGGGATCAACCCAGCATGGGATCAACGAGCGGGCCATGGGTTGGTTGCAAACGGCACACGGGACTCGACTGGAAGGGAGCGGCCCGGTAGCCTTTCCTTTGGGTGGACCGCTACCGGGCCTGACCGGAGCGGGGTGTGATGGGGGAGCTCCGGCTGCCTCCCAAAATACCACTTTATATTCGCTATAGCTAATTTAATGAAAGCGGCCATGCACCACCTGCAGCTGGCCAGCGCCCATCACGGGAAAGTGAACGTGACGTCGCTGTAGAGTTCTGATCATTGGATGCCTCCCATCAAAGGAGGTTTCTCTCATTTCCGCTTATGCCATTCTTGCTTTGGCCATTATCGGTGAGGTCGTCGCAACGAGCGCTATGAAAGCCTCAGAGGGCTTCACCCGGCTTGGCCCGTCGATATTGGTGCTGCTCGGTTACGCAGCGGCATTTTTCTTTCTATCCCAAGTCCTGGATCGGATACCGGTCGGCGTCGCCTATGCAGTATGGGCGGGCGGCGGCATTGTTCTGGTCGCGTTGGTCGCCTGGATTGTCTATGGGCAAAGACCCGACCTGGCAGGCTTCGTCGGCATGGGCCTGATCCTGGCTGGCGTATTGGTTCTAAACCTGCTGTCCAAAACGAGCGCCCATTAATTTGGGCCGGGTTTGTCAGGTGCGCGTTACCCGGTCAGGCCGACCGTTGGCGCAAGAGCGTCGGGAAGCGGCGGCGGCGTTTGTGGCCGCTGCAGTGCCTGTTCGCGCTGGTGATGGTGTCTCTGGCCGCGCTGGCCACGGCAAGTCCAGGCAGCGTCGAAGCCGTCGCGGATCCTGCCCACCGGTTGGCTGGGCGGCAAGTCCAGTGGCGCATCCGGCACGAGCAACATCAAAGGCAATATCAGCATCAACACCGGGGAGCACATTTACCATGCCCCCGGCCAGGAGCATTACTGGGAGACGAGGATAAGCCCGCACTATGGTGAGCGCCGGTTTTGCTCGGAGGCGGAAGCACGCGTCGCGGGCTGGCGCAGGGCAAGGCGATAGGTCATTACGTTACGGCAACCAATATATGCCGATTGACTAAAATGAGGAACGTCCAACAAACATATGTGGAACTTTTGCAGTCCTCCCAGACCTTTGCGTGTGGAGTGCAAGACTTTGGTCCTGCCGTCTCATATTTTGGAGCGGAAGTTACGGCACCACACAAGGCTGGCTTCCACGCGCTCAAGGCCGTCCGCCTTCTACAGCTGGGTAAGGACTTCAGTCTTAATTGATCAATCTCTAATGTATCTATAGCTTAGGCAATGCGGGGGGGGACGATCCCAGTCGCCAAAAAGCCTAATCCCGCGATGGCCGGGCCCACTTAACCCTTGGCACAACTGAGCACTGGCCATCCTTTTAGGCATATTTTTGAGATTGGCTGGCATAACGGACGTCCAATGGACACTCGCCGAACCAAATCGACAACATCAGACCTTGGCTGGCGACGCGAAAGACTTTGGTCCTTGGAACGGAAGTTAATCGGCGCGACACATCAAGTCGATTTGCGCTGACGATCTCTTTGTTTTTCGAGGAACTGCTTGGCGTGTTCCGCCCAATCAGCCGCCGTGATCTTGTGTTCCTGAACGGACTTTCTGAACGCCTTGCGCAGAGCGTCAAGGTCAAAGGCCCACATTTGTTCGCCTTCGGCGCTGCTCGATTTTGCGTCGCTCGTTCCCATGGAAACAACGGTATGCACCGCAAGTTCAATCTTTCAAGGGATCAATACCTGACTTCTTTTGGGTATATCCGGGTATATCGAATGTGCAATCGGATGGACAGCGTCGATAGGCCAATTGCGCAATTGCTAATATGCCCATAGATTAAGCAGCGCGGGGGAATGCTCCCGTAGTGGCCGGTGTGGTCCGTTGCCCCCACGGTGGAGCCCCCACTGCACCGGCCATTCCTCTATGGCTGGGAAGCGCCCATCGAAGACCCCCTAGCGGCCCCTCTCGATTGAACTCGTGCCCTTGGGCGCGAAGAAACACCTCCATCTGTATCTCTGGTAGGCCTCGAACTTCATATGGGGGATGATCGTCCGATAGAACGTCATCAAATGCTCACAGAGATGGTAGCGGTCATCGGGGGAGGCTTGGGTACGCTCTCTAGGGATAAACCACTCCGGCTCTTGGGGCTCATTCATATATGCCGGGCGAGGCACCCTGACGTAATAGCCGTCTTTCGTCTCCCTGACCTCGCGAGGGTCTATCGGATGGCAATCTTTGTTGCCGCAGCAATCAGATTGCATAACCGGGTCTTTTTTGCCGGTGTACCAATCGTGGGCATCCGCGTTGCCAGATAAGACAAGGCACGCCAGCGCGATCCGTCTTCGTGGCAGTCCCATGACGGCCCCCTCGCATTTCCACAGAGTATACATTAGCGATGTCTAATTGTCAGTGGAGCGCTCGTCCTGAAACAGGCCGGCCTGTCCTGAGGGTTTGTCAAATATACAATCGCCCGCATAAGGGCGATTACCCGTTTGACAAACCAAACGGATTATGCGATAACGATTCCAAGGAGTTATCGCGATGTCAGTTCTGTCCCGCCCCGAGTTCCATGACGAAGCCAAGGCTTTCGAACATGTCGAGGGCATTCTTTGGCCGAATGGTCCGGTCTGCCCCAAGTGCAAGTCCAACGAGCGCCACTATGCTTTGAAGGGCGTTCGTTCCAAGGCTTCCAAAAAGAACCCGAACGGCGTCGAGCGCCACGGTCTGTACAAGTGCTCGAACTCAAAATGCCGTTCGCAGTTCACCGTCCGCATGGGCACCATTTTCGAGGAAAGCCACATGCCGCTGCACAAGTGGCTGCAGGTGATACACCTCATGTGCGCATCGAAGAAGGGCATCAGCGCGCATCAGATCCACCGGATACTGGAATGCAAGTATGACACCGCCTGGTTTCTTTGCCATCGCGTTCGCTTCGCTATGGCATCAGGCAGCCTTTCGCCCATGGGCGGCCCGGGAAAAACCGTCGAGGCCGATGAGACCTACATCGGACGTTTAGCCGGCACGGAAGTCCGTCGCGGCGGCGGCGCCCACAAGAACACCGTCCTTACGCTGGTCGAGCGCGGCGGCATCGCCCGCTCGTTCCACATCGACAGCGCCAAGGTAAAGACTGTCATGCCAATCGTTCGCGCCAACATCGCGAAAGAGACTGCGATGATGACCGACGAGTGGGGCGGCTACCGCTATCTAAGCGGCGAGTTCGCATCGCACGATACGGTTGTGCATTCCAAGGACGAATACGTCCGCTACGAAGGCGAAAAGACCATCCACACGAACACCGTGGAAGGCTTCTACAGTATCTTTAAGCGCGGCATGAAAGGCGTCTACCAGCATTGCGCGGAACACCACTTGCACCGCTACCTTGCCGAATTTGACTTCCGCTACAGCAACCGCGTTGCCCTTGGCGTCGATGATGGCGTGCGCGCGGTGAAGGCTCTCCTTGGCGTGAAGGGCAAGCGCCTTACGTTCCGAGGTCCTGCGCGACGCCCGGCATAACTTCCGCCGTAAGCCTGTCCAGCGCCGTCTTCCGTTCAAGCCGAAGCGCAGGCGGAAATAAAGATATCTGCATGTGTTTCTGAGTGGCAAACAGACAACCTAGGGAAACCGTGTCTGTCTCCAGACAGTGTTTGCGTTTGTCTGGGAATCGCGTTAGTTCTCGCGGATGACCCGTCCATCCCATGCAGTCTCGATTCTCATCGCGGAACGCGGCACCCTCGCGGATCGCATTGAACAGTTGCAGTCCGACCTCAAGGAGGCCAAGGGCAACTTGCGGTCTCTTGACGAAGCCATCGCGCTGCTTACTGGCGCCCCGGCGCCGTCCCTTCGTCCAGATGCTCCTACGCTCAAGGATTTGATCCTAGAGCAACTAGACGGGATCGAAGGCAAGACGCCGCTGGAGATCGCTAACGCCATCTCGGCGGCAGGACGGGACACAAGCAATACCTCTGTCTCATCCATCCTGTCACGCCTTCGCGCAGACGGCTTGGCGGACAAGGACGGAGACAAATGGATTAGGACGCAAGTACCAGATTTCACAAAAGGCTCTGACGCGCCAACGTCAGAGCCTTTTGACGAAACGGGGCCGGAAACTGGTCGGGAGCAGGCCTTACCAACCGGCTCTCCCGAGGGTTCGATTCCCTCCGGCTCCACCCAGAAGTCGCTTCAGGAAAGCATTGCCGATTTGTTGAATTCGGCAAGAGGCCTTCGCCGCGGCGACGATGACACCCCCTTTTAACCCAGCCCGGACAGGCGCAAAGGAAAGGAGAGGCCCATGTGGTCAACCAAGATAATAGATGTATGAGGGCCAAGGCTCTGCATAGCATCTAAGGCTCGGTTGTCCGCTGGCGAGAAAACTCGCCGGCGGCGACATTCATATCTGACTCCCGGAAACCCGTAAAGAGTCGACCCATGGCTAAGGATAAATCTCAGATCGACAAGTTCCTTGAAGCTGCTCGCGCCCTAGAGGATGTGACGGACGAGGACTATGACGATGCCGTCGCAAAAGTCGCCAAGGCGCAGAAGTTGACGGACGAAGAGATAAAGGCCCTCGCCAAACAGGTGCGGAAGAGGCCTTCAGACTGAGATTGCTGGGATTTATCCTCGCAACCCACAGGGATGGGGCATTAGCCGGCGCTTAAGGGCTTGTTGACGCTGCGGAATCTGCGGAGAGTCGAAATCCTCCCCCGATTCGAGAAGGCATCCTCCCCATGGCCTACAAGAACGTTCTTTTGCTCCAGGTATTTCTAAAATTCGAAGCCGAATTGTGCGACCGGGAACTAAAAGCTCTGGCGCGCGCAGTCGGTCCTGTA is part of the Mesorhizobium loti genome and encodes:
- a CDS encoding universal stress protein — encoded protein: MVSKRLSREAGHRRKFLAIIDDTPECERAVAYASKRAQSTSGTLVLLYVIEPDDFQHWLGVEKIMREEATATARAALDTYANKVRQKLGIEPEMVVREGKPTEEIHKLIEEDQDIAILVLAAGAGKEGPGPLVGAVAGKGAAFPIPVTVVPQNLSDEEIDSLA
- a CDS encoding IS1595 family transposase — translated: MSVLSRPEFHDEAKAFEHVEGILWPNGPVCPKCKSNERHYALKGVRSKASKKNPNGVERHGLYKCSNSKCRSQFTVRMGTIFEESHMPLHKWLQVIHLMCASKKGISAHQIHRILECKYDTAWFLCHRVRFAMASGSLSPMGGPGKTVEADETYIGRLAGTEVRRGGGAHKNTVLTLVERGGIARSFHIDSAKVKTVMPIVRANIAKETAMMTDEWGGYRYLSGEFASHDTVVHSKDEYVRYEGEKTIHTNTVEGFYSIFKRGMKGVYQHCAEHHLHRYLAEFDFRYSNRVALGVDDGVRAVKALLGVKGKRLTFRGPARRPA
- the trpS gene encoding tryptophan--tRNA ligase, giving the protein MTAFKPLVFSGVQPTGNLHLGNYLGAIKKFVALQDTSDCIYCVVDLHSLTAQLVYEDLADQTRSITAAFLASGIDPKKHIVFNQSRVMQHAELAWIFNCVARIGWMNRMTQFKDKAGKDRENASLGLLAYPSLMAADILLYRATHVPVGEDQKQHLELTRDIAQKFNNDFSDRIAALGVGVEMQVGEETVNGYFPLTEPVIGGPAARIMSLRDGSKKMSKSDPSDLSRINLTDDADAISKKIRKAKTDPEALPSELDGLANRPEAENLVGIYAGLAEMSKADVLKEFAGQQFSVFKPALADLAVEKLAPIASEMRRISDDRAYVDAVLKDGGERAGVLAEATMKTVRDIIGLLQG
- a CDS encoding glycosyltransferase family 2 protein; amino-acid sequence: MPMFSVVMATYNRGRHILPSIQSVLHQSCQDFELLVVGDCCTDDTADFVRALASPQIRWLNLPERGGSQSFPNNAGIELSHGQYIAYLGHDDVWAPDHLQALADLFGRDPRADFAVSGAIFHGPRASNFRLVSGIFSEESAALTHFFPPSSFGHRRDVTDRIGKWRDPKEIAPPVDADFLLRAAKSGMNFVSTQRITVQKFAAGHRYLSYLSHTSDEQERMVARMQRAGYEGYVASELTRAKAANAFMTVGYPDFEQYENGQLATQNATNKGIVRPDLRGLRQYEVIKQDNASKALDWCPFEASTDRMRWVGWNPRPKLLVPFKYSGKARIRLDIWHPYREALTTLKLSANGRPIVTDMSEARQEGYLWNAQATFETALRRNDHTILELHLNRLQRPAGKRTGIGMADIEVTPLGWRSVVAKHAQFIAKFRSGR
- a CDS encoding NifU family protein, which produces MFIQTESTPNPATLKFLPGKEVLLEGTADFRDADGAAVASPLAGRLFEIPGVTGVFFGYDFITVTKDGPDWQHLKPAILGAIMEHFMSGAPVMAKAGPAAETSQTGEFYDKADEELVITIKELLDTRVRPAVAQDGGDITFRGFENGTVFLHMKGACAGCPSSTATLKHGIQNLLRHFVPEVQQVEQVS
- a CDS encoding QacE family quaternary ammonium compound efflux SMR transporter; translated protein: MSAYAILALAIIGEVVATSAMKASEGFTRLGPSILVLLGYAAAFFFLSQVLDRIPVGVAYAVWAGGGIVLVALVAWIVYGQRPDLAGFVGMGLILAGVLVLNLLSKTSAH
- a CDS encoding NIPSNAP family protein, which gives rise to MIYELRVYRALPGRLPALLDRFDKITLKLWEKHGIRQAGFFTTLIGASNNELTYMLAWESLAEREERWTAFVKDPAWTQAREDSERDGQITETITNQILAPTSFSEVS
- the cueR gene encoding Cu(I)-responsive transcriptional regulator, whose product is MNVGDAAHRSGLPAKTIRYYEEIGLIAPARAANGYRDYSGDDIHRLAFLRRARNLGFSIDDCRQLMALYQDRSRASHDVREIAAAHVTAIEEKVRELQSMRLTLQKLIHACHGDERPDCPILDDMAGAMFDDKAASARP
- a CDS encoding L,D-transpeptidase, coding for MRMKSFAIAAALALSTAIAGCSTIGSQIFSNDYGSVTDAGYQLPRIPIEKVPMKYHRQEVNYDSPEKPGTIIVDTQNKFLYFVEGDGRAIRYGIGVGREGFEWHGTAHIALKREWPTWTPPRQMIQRQPELEKFAGGMEPGLKNPLGARAMYLFNKGGDSGYRLHGSPEWNSIGKAMSSGCIRLMNQDIIDLYDRASVGAKVIVL